From the genome of Candidatus Fermentibacter sp., one region includes:
- a CDS encoding tetratricopeptide repeat protein, whose protein sequence is MYALLLACMTGAPPAGWAGACAADDWPGALSIAEGAIAADSLDADAWACAAIAAFRSETGSNASVWAGAALALDSLSPLAWAARGTLLSTTDPEAALGAFRRSLELDDLCIPAIEGMAGVVSSAGDYELSVDLLEGLLEAEPSYRPAFLPLIGALGMSGREEEALARASALSGLHPDYRALSLEFGTLLEEAGLPDSAMAVYTRAVPPGPSGTEFHRRIGLLHEDRGGFGAAIKSYREAIASDSTDSWAFGEIGWCFEAVGRDDLAMEWYMAGLDVDPGYSWAAYRAGLLMQNQGLPDSARTWFGEALAIDPAMTEAWVSLGLLDESEGLLEKAAADYRRALELDPSDAWTWGELGYVCYNLGSTAEAAAAYEMAVGIDSAYQWGWEQRGLLYEEGGEPGLAASWYRAAIEAAPQSAWLYGELGMLLEDAGEADSAEAVYLEALSIDSLYSFGLLRLARIERRTGSPEVALDYLERYMEASGDTGMALLESASIRRGMGEAGQADSLEALAMEYDPASAENLAWSLHYNGMTDEAVAAGIFACSKAPGDPVILVSICDMLSAAGRFPVADSLCRAAAGAFPGDPAVWRAWGTVLGTAEMYAEAEEALTASFLLDSASYETASLLGEALLFQDRYAEAEEWLERSLELDPEAVFSICYLGLIRERMGDPSGALDRYLEALRISPGYSYAEDRIRYVSDPSYDVDYWRTESRPFSASIWADLSFERGNGEESSYQGGAEASWICGPRGSRVDAEFRGNLEKVYVRERENSAWASLGMEYFLTGVLYAKAHGSWDRQPSTVRPWQVSSYTSIGYREWITDWLYVAPEVGAGMVTSQWYMAEKKTDDWTSYLSLGVWMNREDSLLPSLWVGAGVYLPPDDTDNYIANGNAEISFDAMDRVSIAVGCNLDYTNRPVIPTWEKLDSEVYSRISLSLF, encoded by the coding sequence ATGTATGCGCTTCTCCTCGCCTGCATGACGGGAGCACCCCCTGCGGGATGGGCCGGGGCATGCGCGGCCGACGACTGGCCGGGCGCGCTGTCCATCGCTGAAGGCGCCATCGCCGCCGATTCCCTCGATGCCGATGCATGGGCCTGCGCGGCCATCGCCGCCTTCCGGTCGGAGACCGGTTCGAATGCGTCCGTCTGGGCAGGCGCCGCACTCGCGCTCGATTCCCTCTCGCCCCTCGCATGGGCGGCCAGGGGGACCCTGCTCTCGACCACCGACCCGGAAGCCGCCCTCGGGGCGTTCCGCAGATCTCTCGAACTCGATGACCTCTGCATCCCCGCCATCGAGGGGATGGCCGGGGTCGTCTCCTCCGCAGGCGACTACGAACTCTCGGTCGATCTCCTCGAAGGGCTCCTGGAGGCCGAACCGTCCTACAGGCCCGCATTCCTTCCGCTGATCGGAGCCCTGGGGATGTCGGGCCGGGAGGAGGAGGCCCTCGCACGGGCCTCGGCCCTCTCCGGCCTCCATCCCGATTACCGCGCCCTCTCTCTGGAGTTCGGCACTCTCCTCGAGGAGGCGGGGCTCCCCGACTCGGCCATGGCTGTCTACACGAGGGCCGTCCCGCCCGGCCCCTCCGGCACGGAGTTCCACAGGCGGATCGGCCTCCTCCACGAGGACCGGGGCGGATTCGGAGCCGCGATCAAGAGCTACAGGGAGGCCATCGCGTCCGATTCGACGGATTCGTGGGCCTTCGGCGAGATCGGCTGGTGCTTCGAGGCGGTGGGGCGGGACGATCTGGCCATGGAATGGTACATGGCGGGCCTGGATGTCGACCCCGGCTACTCCTGGGCCGCCTACAGGGCGGGCCTGCTGATGCAGAACCAGGGGCTTCCCGACTCGGCCAGGACGTGGTTCGGGGAAGCCCTGGCGATCGATCCCGCGATGACCGAAGCCTGGGTCAGCCTCGGGCTGCTGGACGAGAGCGAAGGCCTGCTCGAAAAGGCCGCCGCCGACTACAGGAGGGCCCTCGAGCTCGATCCATCCGACGCCTGGACCTGGGGCGAGCTGGGGTACGTCTGCTACAATCTCGGGAGCACGGCCGAAGCCGCCGCTGCATACGAGATGGCGGTCGGGATCGACTCCGCCTACCAGTGGGGATGGGAGCAGCGCGGCCTGCTCTACGAGGAGGGGGGCGAACCCGGCCTCGCCGCCTCGTGGTATCGCGCGGCCATCGAGGCCGCACCCCAGAGCGCGTGGCTGTACGGCGAGCTGGGAATGCTGCTGGAGGATGCGGGCGAGGCCGACTCGGCCGAGGCTGTCTATCTCGAGGCGCTCTCGATCGACAGCCTGTACTCCTTCGGGCTCCTCAGGCTCGCCCGCATCGAGCGCAGGACGGGCTCGCCCGAAGTCGCGCTCGACTATCTCGAGAGGTACATGGAGGCATCGGGCGACACGGGCATGGCCCTGCTGGAGTCGGCCTCGATCCGTCGAGGGATGGGAGAGGCCGGACAGGCCGACAGCCTGGAGGCCCTGGCCATGGAGTACGATCCCGCGTCGGCCGAGAACCTGGCTTGGAGCCTCCACTACAACGGGATGACCGATGAGGCCGTAGCCGCTGGGATCTTCGCCTGCTCGAAGGCGCCGGGCGACCCCGTGATCCTCGTCTCGATCTGCGACATGCTGTCGGCCGCAGGCAGGTTCCCGGTCGCGGACAGCCTCTGCAGGGCCGCCGCAGGCGCCTTCCCGGGAGATCCGGCGGTGTGGAGGGCCTGGGGTACGGTCCTCGGCACGGCCGAGATGTACGCAGAGGCCGAAGAGGCCCTGACGGCATCGTTCCTGCTCGACAGCGCATCCTACGAGACCGCGAGCCTCCTGGGCGAGGCGCTCCTCTTCCAGGACAGGTACGCCGAAGCGGAGGAATGGCTCGAACGCTCGCTCGAGCTCGATCCCGAGGCGGTGTTCTCTATCTGCTACCTCGGGCTCATCCGCGAGAGGATGGGTGATCCGTCGGGGGCCCTCGACCGCTACCTGGAGGCTCTCAGGATCTCCCCCGGCTATTCCTACGCAGAGGATCGGATACGGTACGTCTCCGACCCGTCGTACGACGTGGACTACTGGAGGACGGAGTCGAGGCCGTTCTCGGCGTCGATCTGGGCCGACCTGTCCTTCGAGAGGGGCAACGGCGAGGAGAGCAGCTACCAGGGAGGCGCCGAGGCCTCGTGGATCTGCGGTCCCCGCGGCAGCAGGGTGGATGCCGAGTTCAGGGGCAACCTCGAGAAGGTCTACGTGAGGGAGAGGGAGAACTCCGCCTGGGCGTCGCTGGGGATGGAGTACTTCCTGACCGGCGTGCTGTACGCCAAGGCCCACGGGAGCTGGGACCGCCAGCCCTCCACCGTGAGGCCCTGGCAGGTCAGCTCGTACACTTCGATAGGCTACCGGGAGTGGATCACCGACTGGCTGTACGTCGCACCCGAGGTCGGGGCCGGCATGGTGACCAGCCAGTGGTACATGGCGGAGAAGAAGACCGACGACTGGACGTCGTACCTGTCGCTCGGGGTATGGATGAACCGGGAGGACTCCCTGCTGCCGTCGCTCTGGGTGGGGGCGGGCGTCTACCTCCCGCCCGACGATACCGACAACTACATCGCCAACGGCAATGCGGAGATATCGTTCGATGCCATGGACAGGGTGAGCATCGCCGTGGGATGCAACCTGGACTACACGAACAGGCCGGTCATCCCGACATGGGAGAAGCTCGACTCGGAAGTCTACTCCAGGATCAGCCTCTCGCTCTTCTGA
- a CDS encoding undecaprenyl-diphosphate phosphatase, producing MRLLPVLLLALVQGIAEFLPISSSGHLALLGRFLGSGATGEGVLIEVILHLGTLCSVLVFYRTDLSRLLSGLSRGAADSWRLLLLLALASIPAAAVGLLFEDGIERAFSSPLLVAVLLGINGMILLVSGLLRRRTPGGSGPGLRHALAGGLAQAVAILPGISRSGSTISAMTASGMAQTDAAGFSFLMSIPAVAGAGLLEARGIASLDPADIPVALAGFAVSFLAGYASLRLLIGMLGRNRLWVFGVYCLVASVAATAVILTGG from the coding sequence CTCGCCCTCGTGCAGGGGATCGCAGAGTTCCTCCCCATCTCCAGTTCCGGGCACCTCGCCCTGCTCGGAAGGTTCCTCGGGTCCGGCGCGACGGGCGAAGGGGTGCTGATCGAGGTCATACTGCACCTCGGGACGCTCTGTTCGGTTCTCGTCTTCTATCGGACCGACCTCTCCCGGCTCCTGTCCGGGCTGTCCAGGGGAGCGGCGGATTCCTGGAGGCTGCTGCTGCTGCTGGCCCTGGCCTCCATCCCCGCGGCGGCGGTCGGGCTGCTCTTCGAGGACGGCATCGAGAGAGCCTTCTCCTCGCCCCTCCTGGTGGCCGTCCTGCTCGGGATCAACGGCATGATCCTGCTGGTGTCGGGCCTCCTGCGCAGGAGGACTCCGGGCGGGAGCGGCCCCGGGCTCCGGCACGCGTTGGCCGGGGGCCTGGCGCAGGCTGTCGCGATCCTTCCGGGGATCTCCAGATCGGGATCGACGATCTCCGCGATGACTGCCTCGGGCATGGCGCAGACCGATGCCGCCGGGTTCTCGTTCCTCATGTCGATCCCCGCGGTAGCGGGCGCAGGCCTCCTCGAGGCCCGGGGGATCGCATCCCTCGACCCGGCCGACATCCCCGTGGCGCTGGCGGGGTTCGCCGTGTCCTTCCTGGCAGGCTACGCCTCGCTCCGGCTCCTGATCGGCATGCTGGGACGGAACAGGCTCTGGGTCTTCGGTGTATACTGCCTGGTCGCTTCGGTGGCCGCGACGGCCGTCATTCTCACGGGAGGCTGA